From Candidatus Nomurabacteria bacterium, one genomic window encodes:
- a CDS encoding tyrosine--tRNA ligase, which translates to MTLSEELQWRGFVQDSTYSDLSQLDNQTVTFYHGFDASAPSQTIGNLAAMMLDRAMIRHGHKAIILAGGATSLIGDPGGKDKERPMQTVETITANVEAAKVQLGKIFSGLDYTLVNNLDWTKDMTVLEFLRDIGKHYSMTPLVQRDYIAKRMGEGGEGISYTEFSYTLLQGMDYLYLFDNYGCTLQLGGSDQWGNCLSGVDLIRRARGSEVNVITNKLVINQATGKKFGKSEEGAVWLDPNLTSPYKFYQFWLNLDDEGVEYYLKIYTELDKETIDQLMEQHRAEPHLRKAQKRLAEEVTRLVHGQDNLATVQAVTGIIFAATETEVNEEIANSLKTELPVILKNRNQLNDIPGLLTELGLASSKSEARTFLDTGAIKAGLRAEKLNLDSDIARFEQYGFILLRRGRNNVAIVELT; encoded by the coding sequence ATGACATTATCAGAAGAACTCCAATGGCGCGGATTTGTCCAAGACTCAACCTATAGCGACCTAAGCCAGCTAGACAATCAGACCGTCACTTTCTATCATGGCTTCGATGCTTCTGCGCCTTCGCAAACCATCGGTAATTTAGCAGCTATGATGCTAGACCGAGCGATGATTAGACATGGCCATAAAGCCATCATCTTAGCCGGTGGAGCTACAAGTTTAATTGGCGACCCAGGTGGCAAAGACAAAGAACGACCTATGCAAACTGTCGAAACCATCACTGCCAACGTCGAGGCTGCCAAAGTACAACTAGGGAAGATCTTTAGTGGCTTGGACTACACTCTAGTTAACAATTTAGACTGGACCAAAGACATGACTGTGCTCGAATTTCTGCGCGACATCGGCAAGCACTACTCGATGACCCCACTCGTGCAGCGCGATTACATCGCCAAGCGTATGGGTGAAGGTGGCGAAGGTATCAGCTATACCGAGTTTAGCTATACCCTGCTCCAAGGCATGGATTACCTGTACCTTTTCGATAACTACGGCTGTACCTTGCAACTTGGTGGAAGTGATCAGTGGGGTAACTGCTTGTCAGGAGTCGACCTAATTCGCCGGGCTCGTGGTAGCGAAGTTAATGTGATTACTAATAAGCTCGTTATAAACCAGGCTACTGGTAAAAAATTCGGTAAAAGCGAAGAGGGCGCAGTCTGGCTAGACCCCAACCTAACTAGCCCATACAAGTTCTACCAATTTTGGCTAAACCTCGACGACGAAGGGGTGGAATACTACCTAAAGATTTACACCGAACTCGATAAAGAAACCATCGATCAGCTCATGGAACAACACCGAGCCGAACCTCACCTGCGCAAAGCTCAGAAACGCCTAGCCGAGGAAGTAACCCGGCTTGTGCACGGCCAAGATAACCTAGCAACTGTGCAGGCAGTAACTGGGATTATTTTTGCAGCAACTGAAACGGAAGTTAACGAAGAGATAGCTAATAGTCTTAAAACGGAACTCCCGGTTATCTTAAAAAACCGAAATCAGCTAAACGATATCCCCGGCTTGTTAACTGAGCTCGGCTTGGCAAGCAGTAAGTCTGAAGCCAGAACTTTTTTGGATACAGGGGCTATTAAAGCTGGCTTACGAGCAGAAAAACTAAACCTAGACTCCGACATCGCTAGGTTTGAGCAATATGGGTTTATTTTACTCCGCCGCGGTCGTAACAATGTGGCTATAGTCGAGCTTACTTAA
- a CDS encoding cupin domain-containing protein, producing the protein MAFDTTDMGPNPWVVDIEELTTSNDKFRVAKWTGTYFQMTVMSIKPGEEVGLEVHHDVDQFLRLEQGKAKVVMGPSEDNLDKEWTAEDDWAIFVPAGTWHNIINDGDEDLKLYSIYAKPEHPHGTVHEDYAEAMDAEHSH; encoded by the coding sequence ATGGCATTTGACACTACAGATATGGGCCCAAACCCTTGGGTCGTCGATATCGAAGAGTTAACAACTAGCAACGACAAGTTTAGGGTAGCAAAGTGGACCGGCACGTACTTTCAAATGACAGTTATGAGTATTAAGCCTGGCGAAGAAGTTGGGCTAGAAGTTCATCACGATGTCGATCAGTTCTTGCGACTCGAGCAAGGCAAAGCCAAGGTTGTGATGGGCCCAAGCGAAGACAATCTAGACAAAGAGTGGACAGCTGAAGATGACTGGGCGATTTTTGTTCCCGCCGGCACCTGGCACAACATCATTAATGATGGCGACGAAGACCTCAAGCTTTACAGCATATATGCCAAGCCAGAGCACCCTCATGGCACAGTTCACGAAGACTACGCCGAAGCCATGGATGCTGAACACAGTCACTAG
- the opgC gene encoding OpgC domain-containing protein encodes MNRILAVDILRGYFIFVIIIDHLGRFPGLFELFTGKGQLWVSAAEGFFFVSGMMIGLVRGKRALNKPFRQVAKKILSRAWVLYIWSVVLTLGFTAVGIMLSGHEGVKPGLTASRDYIQIFRDTLSLNYAYGWTDFLALYVKFMVFAPVAIWLLRKNMWYLVLAASGYIWYQSGIAHDQGWQILFFGGTILGYYLDKIESTVLGWKKYWQRLWLYAIYGLTIGSLIVSIYAVHGRTVLETMNMSVPNWLVESQAVINQTFGAHFERISLQLPRLAMFCLWFAALYVLTRRYETLIINKTKDFFTLFGQNSLYVFIMQGIVIFFVDLFLPRGNQFIFNVLINTCGLMFFYTITKREILFKVVPR; translated from the coding sequence TTGAATCGGATTCTAGCTGTAGATATTCTGCGTGGTTATTTCATATTCGTAATCATCATTGATCATTTAGGAAGATTTCCAGGGCTATTCGAATTATTCACTGGGAAGGGACAGTTATGGGTGTCTGCTGCCGAGGGATTCTTCTTTGTTTCGGGTATGATGATTGGCTTGGTTAGAGGTAAGAGGGCGCTCAATAAACCTTTTCGGCAAGTTGCCAAGAAGATACTTTCAAGGGCTTGGGTGCTTTACATATGGAGTGTCGTGCTGACGCTTGGGTTTACGGCAGTTGGCATAATGCTATCTGGACACGAGGGAGTTAAGCCGGGCTTAACAGCCTCGCGCGATTACATACAAATCTTTAGAGATACATTAAGCTTAAACTATGCTTATGGCTGGACAGATTTTCTGGCCTTATACGTCAAGTTTATGGTGTTTGCACCTGTTGCTATTTGGCTGCTACGGAAAAACATGTGGTATTTAGTGTTGGCTGCAAGTGGTTATATCTGGTATCAAAGTGGCATTGCTCATGACCAGGGCTGGCAGATATTATTTTTCGGAGGCACGATACTTGGTTACTATTTGGATAAAATTGAGTCAACGGTACTCGGATGGAAGAAGTATTGGCAAAGACTGTGGCTATACGCAATTTATGGCCTGACCATTGGTTCGTTGATTGTTAGTATATATGCGGTCCACGGAAGAACCGTATTAGAAACCATGAATATGAGTGTGCCAAACTGGCTTGTTGAAAGTCAGGCGGTAATTAATCAAACTTTTGGTGCCCATTTTGAGCGGATCTCATTACAGTTGCCACGTCTGGCGATGTTCTGCCTATGGTTTGCTGCGTTGTATGTTTTAACTCGCCGCTATGAAACTTTAATAATCAATAAGACTAAAGATTTTTTTACTTTGTTTGGTCAAAACTCACTCTACGTTTTTATTATGCAAGGTATAGTAATTTTCTTTGTCGATCTATTCTTGCCAAGAGGAAATCAATTCATCTTTAACGTGTTAATAAATACCTGCGGACTTATGTTTTTTTATACAATTACGAAACGCGAAATATTGTTTAAGGTTGTGCCCCGATAA
- a CDS encoding alpha amylase C-terminal domain-containing protein: protein MSEHKRNVGAVVVSKGVSFRVWAPFADSVDVVGDFTVEPIAMKSEGDGYWHCLVKQAMVGQKYQYAVHRNEQIFYRNDPMALYMPTAKGPSVIPDTSFDWQDDSFVPPPLNQQIIYELHVGTFYRPNPSTQANFENVIEKLDHLAELGINMIELMPISAMYNDQGWGYAPIYIHAIESIYGGLFGFKTLVREAHKRGIGVIVDVVYNHFYQDIEHGLWRFDGWYENDGGGIYFYNDWRGNTPWGLRPDFGRPEVRQYLLDNALMFLSDCHVDSLRLDSTHYLHNVKGNSQLMGDNLPEAWNFMQGLNQLAKSIDEHKTIIAEDHADNEYITKPISQGGAGFDAQWDLGCPYVLRDTLWSSNASEINLAGLLYLLNHRFNDRAFERIGFVDSHDSAANGMVRFSNAISPKDPESKFAKQRQLIAFGIITTAPLVPMLLQGQEFMEAGDFNDWRSLDWRKSDKHQGIVLAHQHLISLRKNTANVSSGLLGEHLNVSHIDDNNKVVAYHRWDNGGPGDDVVVVINCSNQSFESYEIGFPRNGLWRVRFNSTWAGYSDDFSDILVADVFVDNGRGCFNLPENCILILSQDS, encoded by the coding sequence ATGTCAGAGCATAAGCGTAATGTGGGAGCGGTAGTTGTATCGAAGGGAGTGTCATTTCGTGTTTGGGCTCCTTTTGCGGACAGCGTAGACGTGGTTGGTGACTTTACCGTCGAACCAATCGCCATGAAATCGGAAGGTGATGGCTACTGGCATTGCCTTGTTAAGCAAGCAATGGTGGGTCAGAAATATCAATACGCTGTTCATCGAAACGAGCAGATATTCTACCGGAACGATCCAATGGCGCTGTATATGCCAACCGCTAAAGGTCCATCCGTTATACCAGACACAAGTTTTGATTGGCAGGATGACAGCTTTGTGCCACCACCTTTAAATCAACAAATAATCTACGAATTACATGTCGGCACGTTTTATCGACCAAACCCATCTACTCAAGCTAATTTCGAAAATGTCATCGAGAAACTCGATCATCTTGCCGAGCTTGGAATTAATATGATTGAGCTCATGCCGATAAGCGCTATGTATAACGATCAGGGCTGGGGTTATGCACCTATCTACATTCACGCTATCGAAAGTATTTACGGCGGTCTCTTCGGGTTCAAAACTCTAGTGCGTGAAGCCCATAAGCGGGGGATCGGTGTAATCGTGGATGTAGTTTACAACCACTTCTATCAAGATATCGAACACGGACTCTGGAGGTTTGATGGGTGGTATGAGAACGATGGGGGTGGAATATACTTCTATAATGATTGGCGTGGTAATACTCCATGGGGTCTTCGACCAGATTTTGGCAGGCCTGAAGTACGACAATATCTTTTAGATAATGCATTAATGTTCTTGAGCGACTGCCATGTAGATTCGTTACGGCTTGATTCGACTCACTACCTTCACAATGTAAAAGGCAACAGTCAGCTTATGGGCGATAACTTGCCAGAAGCATGGAATTTTATGCAGGGGCTTAACCAGTTAGCAAAAAGTATCGACGAGCATAAAACCATCATTGCCGAAGACCATGCCGATAATGAGTACATCACAAAACCAATCTCACAAGGTGGTGCGGGCTTCGATGCACAGTGGGACTTAGGGTGCCCGTATGTGTTAAGAGATACTTTGTGGTCTTCGAACGCAAGCGAGATAAACTTAGCTGGGCTGCTCTATCTGTTGAATCATAGGTTTAATGACAGGGCGTTCGAACGCATAGGTTTTGTCGACTCACACGACTCGGCTGCCAACGGGATGGTACGGTTTAGCAACGCCATCTCTCCAAAAGACCCCGAGAGCAAGTTTGCAAAGCAGAGGCAACTGATTGCTTTTGGGATTATTACGACTGCCCCGCTTGTGCCGATGCTGCTTCAGGGACAAGAATTCATGGAAGCAGGTGATTTTAACGACTGGCGATCTTTAGATTGGCGGAAATCAGATAAACATCAAGGCATCGTCTTAGCCCATCAACATTTAATTAGTCTACGTAAAAATACAGCCAATGTTAGCAGTGGACTTCTAGGTGAGCACTTGAATGTCTCGCACATTGATGACAACAATAAGGTTGTAGCCTATCATCGCTGGGATAACGGTGGCCCAGGCGATGATGTAGTTGTTGTTATAAATTGCAGCAATCAATCGTTTGAAAGTTATGAGATTGGTTTCCCAAGGAACGGCTTGTGGAGGGTTAGATTTAATAGTACTTGGGCTGGATATTCGGATGACTTTTCAGATATCTTGGTTGCAGATGTATTTGTTGACAACGGGCGCGGATGTTTCAATCTGCCGGAAAATTGTATTTTGATTTTGTCTCAAGATAGTTAA